The genome window GGGGCTTTAAAAGCCCCCTTAAAGTTAATCCGGAAAGGAGATGAAACATGCTGGGCCAGGTAATACTGAGCGGAATATTGATCGGATTTGTTTATTCTCTGGTGGCGGTTGGGTTGACCTTAATATGGGGTGTTATGGACATAATAAATTTTGCCCATGGAGAATTTCTTATGATTTCTATGTATACCGCTTTCTGGATGTACGCTCTTTTAAAGTGGGATCCTCTTGTTACCCTTCCTTTAGCTTCCTTCCTTATATTTGCCATAAGCTTTTTAACCTATAAGATGATAATAAAAAAGGTGCTGGATGCTCCCGGTTTAACTGCACTGCTTGCAACTTTTGGTCTTAGCCTGTTTATAAGAAATTTAGCGCAATTTTTGTGGACTCCCAATTACAGGTTCATTACCGAGTCAATCGTAACCGATAAAAAAATGGCTTTCGGAACACTTATAATAGGTATGCCTCAAATGGTGGCTGCCCTGGGCAGTGTATTAATGACGGGACTGATTTATTATTTTGTTAAAAAAACCAGAATGGGAATGGCAATTCAGGCAACCGCATTGGACAGGGATACAGCGAAACTAATGGGAATAGATACTGAAAAGGTATATGCGGTTACTTTCGGAATATCAGGCATTTGCGTGGGAGTCGCGGGGGTGCTCCTTTCCACCTTTTTCCCCGTATATCCCGAAGCCGGAGCCCTTTACAGCCTCCTTGCTTTTGTAATTGTTGCCTTCGGGGGTTTTGGAAATATCCAGGGGGCTTTGCTGGGAGGAATAATAGTAGGACTTGCGGAAAGCCTGGGCGGATTTTTCCTGGGAACCCAGTTTAAGTACGCGGTAGTATTTCTACTTTATCTTTTGGTGCTTCAATTCAGACCCAAGGGATTGTTTGGATGGTAATTGGTAATAAGAAAGGGGCTGGTGGTGAGACGTGAAGAGGATCAGGGGAAATATTTTGGCGTTAATTCTTACTATTATATTTATACTTCCTTTTATATATCCCAATAATAACTTTCGACACATTTTAATTCTGTTTTTAATATTTGCAGGCTTAGGTGAGTCCTGGAATATAATTACGGGTTTTGCGGGTCAAACCTCTTTTGGACATGCGGCATTTTTCGGGATAGGGGCTTATACTTCCACCATTTTATTTTATAAATTTCACCTTTCTCCCTGGCTGGGAATGATTTTCGGGGCAATTCTGGCATCAATAATTTCGGCTGTGGTAAGTTACCCCTGTTTTAAATTAAAGGGGCATTATTTTGCCATTGCTACCCTTGCCATTGCCGAAATAATAAAACAGATTTTTGTAAGCTGGGATTATGTGGAAGGTGCCACGGGAATATCCATTCCCATAGTTGAAGAAGGGATAATCAATTTTCAGTTTCATTCTTCAAAAATACCTTATTTTCTGATTGCCTATGTCTTTTTCGTTGCGGTGGTTTTTGCAGCGAAGTTTATAGAAAAAAACCGGATGGGGTATTACTTGAAAGCCATAAGAGACAGCCATGAGGCTGCTGAGGCCCTTGGAATAAATACCACCCTTTACAAACTTTATGCGATGATGGTAAGCGCAGCTTTTACGGCAATGCTTGGGACACTTTACGCCCAGTATATTTTATACATCGACCCCTTTATGGTGTTCCCCCTGGAAATTTCTATGAAAATCGTTTTACTCACCGTCCTGGGAGGAATCGGAAGTATATATGGCCCTATAATAGGGGCGGCGGTACTTATTCCCCTTTCGGAATATACCCGAATTCTTCTTGGAGGTACGGGTAAGGGGATTGACCTGATTATTTTCGGAGCACTGATAGTCATTATTGCCTGCTACGAACCTAACGGGATAATAGGATTGTTAAAGCAAAAAAGCAGGAAGGGGGAAACGGTAATTGAAAAGGCCAAAGCTTTATCTTGATAAGGTTACAATGAAGTTCGGGAATCTGATTGCCAACGAAGATGTGAGCTTTGAGGTAAAGGAAGGAGAAATAGTTAGCCTTATCGGCCCTAACGGGGCGGGCAAAACGACCTTATTTAACTGTATTACCGGGTTTTATAAACCCTTTTCGGGCAGGGTTTACTTTGAGGGTACCGAAATTACCGGCTGGCCTCCGCATAAAATTACTGCTCTCGGACTTGCCCGAACCTTTCAAATTGTAAAACCCCTCAAGGAGATGACGGTAAGGGATAATGTGCTAACGGGAGCCTTTTTAAAGGCCAAAGACAGGAAGGAAGCGGAAGAAATCGCCGATGATGTTTTAAAATTTACCCAGCTTTATGATAAGAGAAATTTTCTTGCATCTAGTCTTACGATTGTAGACAAAAAAAGATTGGAGCTTGCAAGGATTCTGGCAACGAAGCCAAAAATGGTAATGCTGGATGAAGTTATGGCGGGATTAAATTCGACCGAAATTAAACAGGCAGTTGATATTTGCATGAAACTC of Thermovenabulum gondwanense contains these proteins:
- a CDS encoding branched-chain amino acid ABC transporter permease; translated protein: MKRIRGNILALILTIIFILPFIYPNNNFRHILILFLIFAGLGESWNIITGFAGQTSFGHAAFFGIGAYTSTILFYKFHLSPWLGMIFGAILASIISAVVSYPCFKLKGHYFAIATLAIAEIIKQIFVSWDYVEGATGISIPIVEEGIINFQFHSSKIPYFLIAYVFFVAVVFAAKFIEKNRMGYYLKAIRDSHEAAEALGINTTLYKLYAMMVSAAFTAMLGTLYAQYILYIDPFMVFPLEISMKIVLLTVLGGIGSIYGPIIGAAVLIPLSEYTRILLGGTGKGIDLIIFGALIVIIACYEPNGIIGLLKQKSRKGETVIEKAKALS
- a CDS encoding branched-chain amino acid ABC transporter permease, which encodes MLGQVILSGILIGFVYSLVAVGLTLIWGVMDIINFAHGEFLMISMYTAFWMYALLKWDPLVTLPLASFLIFAISFLTYKMIIKKVLDAPGLTALLATFGLSLFIRNLAQFLWTPNYRFITESIVTDKKMAFGTLIIGMPQMVAALGSVLMTGLIYYFVKKTRMGMAIQATALDRDTAKLMGIDTEKVYAVTFGISGICVGVAGVLLSTFFPVYPEAGALYSLLAFVIVAFGGFGNIQGALLGGIIVGLAESLGGFFLGTQFKYAVVFLLYLLVLQFRPKGLFGW
- a CDS encoding ABC transporter ATP-binding protein, translated to MKRPKLYLDKVTMKFGNLIANEDVSFEVKEGEIVSLIGPNGAGKTTLFNCITGFYKPFSGRVYFEGTEITGWPPHKITALGLARTFQIVKPLKEMTVRDNVLTGAFLKAKDRKEAEEIADDVLKFTQLYDKRNFLASSLTIVDKKRLELARILATKPKMVMLDEVMAGLNSTEIKQAVDICMKLRESGITLLIVEHIMEAIMPISDRVIVLNAGRKIAEGPPQEIVNNEEVIKAYLGERYHAKSKKS